TCAGTATGTTGAAGGTATCAAAGCTGCAAAAGAGAGATTTGCCAAGGGAAACCTTATTCCTATAAATGAAGGATATCGTGGTGCAGTAAGACAAAGGGTCAAAACTCCTTCCGAGGTAGCTGCCGAACGTGAATCCAGAAGTATTACAGCTGATTAAAGGAGCGGTCAACCTCCTTCTGAGGGTTTAATTCGATCCTTGGAAGGGGGATGGCCGTAATATTTTTTATAGAGTCTGCAAAAATAGTTGCTATTGCAGAAGCCAACCAGATCGGGAATTTGGGTTATCGGAATATCTGTGCCGATCAGAATTTTTCTCGCTTTTTCCAGGCGGAACAGTGTAAGGTATTCAACGAAAGTTTTTCCCGTACAGGCTTTGAAGAGTCTGCTAAAATGCTGAATACTCAAGTGGCAGTATACGCTCATGTCATTAACCGTAATCCGTTCACTGTAATGAATACGCAAATAATCCAGAGAGTACTTAATCAGGCGTGTTGAATCCGGCAGCTTGTTCTTTTTAAAAAATTCCGATGGAAGGCTTTCTTGAAGTACCGAAAAAAGTATTATCATTTGACTTTTTATTCGGGCACCATAACCGTTCCTTTTCTGATCATTTTCCCTTTGAAGCTCATGTACCAGTAAAAAACATTTTTTAAAAACCCTGTCTTTTTCTGAAAGGTGGAGCGGCGGGTAAAAGCCTATTGACATAAACGGGGTCAATACTTCAGAAATATGAGGATCTGCAACCAACCCTTCAAATAAACTTTCTCCGGCTACAATAGCACAATAGCTGCAGGAGCCCTGAGGGAAGATGCTGTGAAGGCTTCCGGGTGGAATGATTATCAGTTGATTTTCAGAAACCAAAAAGCTTGAGCCGTTAATATATACCATACAGCTGCCCTTTTGTGAAAATACCATTTCAAAGTGGTTATGCCAATGTGGAAGAGTATTTGAGTTTTTAATATAAAAGCAATTAAATGGAAATGTAATATCGTTAAAACTAATATGTTCAAAATTGCTTGCATTTGTTAAGTCCATTGAAATCTCCTGAGCCATTATAAAATGTTCAAATAAGACAGAAAAATAATTGAATTAGTAGTGTTTTAAATATATTTTTGAATTTAAAATGATAATATCATACAAATATTACTACGTCAAACAAGGAGGAAGGCCATATGTTGGAAGCAATCAAACCCAAACAGGCAAAAGTCACCGAAGTTCAACGAAGCGAGGGTGCTCTGGTTCTCAACACCGAAAATGGTTTACTAAAGATAGAACCAGTTAATGCCAATATAATCAGGGTAGTGTACACACTGGAAGACAAATTCTCTGCCGTTCGGGGGCTTGGCATTGAACCGCAAAAAGTATTTGAAGGCTGGGAGTTCAAGGAGAATGAACAAACAGTAATGCTTGATACTGGAGAGCTGCAGCTTTACATTAGGAAATCCGACAGCCGTATGACTTATTTTGATGGTAAAGGCAGACGCCTGACAGGGGAACCTGAAAAGAACGGCAAGGAGCTGGTTCCCTTTGATTCCTTCAAAACAGTTCTGGATGATACGGCAGTTGTTGAAAAAATTGAAACTCCGGATGGTATAAAGGAAGTAGTGCTGGATTCCAAGAAGAAATATGACCGTCAGCTATACCATACAAGACTTAATTTTGAATGGGACAAAGACGAAGCCCTTTATGGCATGGGACAGAATGAAGAAGGCTATCTGAACCTGAGAGGAACCCGCCAGTATATTCATCAGGCCAATATGAAGATAGCCATGCCGTTTCTCATGTCAACTAACGGCTACGGAATACTGTTGGATACGTACGCCCCGGTTATATTCAATGATAATGCCTTTGGATCATACCTGTACGGTGAAGCTTCGGCAGAGCTGGATTATTATTTTATACGGGGAGAAAGCTTTGACCAAATTATAGGAGGCTACCGCCAATTGACTGGCCGGGCATCCATGCTTCCACTCTGGGCCTTTGGATTTATGCAGTCTCAGGAGAGGTATGAAACCCAACAGGAGATTATTGACACGGTCAAGCGTTATCGTGAACTTGGTGTTCCACTGGACGGTATTGTCCTTGACTGGCAGTCCTGGGAAGAAGGTATGTGGGGGCAGAAAACCTTTGATACAGAGCGTTTTCCAGATGCTAAAAACATGATGGAGCAAGTACATGAGCTGGGAGCTCACCTTATGATATCTATATGGCCCAATATGGTCGAGCATTGTGAAAATTACAAGGAAATGAAAGCTAATAACGGTTTGTTCCAGCGTTCTGAAATATATAATGCATTTAGTTCCGAAGCAAGGAAATTGTATTGGAAACAGGCCAAGGAAGGATTATTTTCAAAGGGAGTGGATGCTTGGTGGTGCGATTCCAGTGAACCATTTACTCCTGAATGGAACAATCCTGTAAAACCGGAGCCAGATCAGAACTTGACGGCCTTTCACAACACTTGCAGAACATATATGGATGAGGTATATACAAATGCGTACCCATATATGCATGCCAAGACAATATATGAAGGACAGCGGGAGACCGATGGGCAAAAAAGAGTTGTCAATCTGACAAGAAGCGGTTATACAGGTATACAAAAGTATGGAACCATTCTGTGGTCGGGTGATACCAGTGCCAAATGGTCAACTCTTAAAAATCAGATTGCTGCAGGCTTGAATTATTGTGCATCAGGCTTACCGTACTGGACTATGGATATAGGAGCATTCTTTGTAAAGCAGGGACACATGTGGTTCTGGGACGGAGACTATGAAGGCGGTTGCAGCGATCTGGGCTATAGAGAGCTTTATACAAGGTGGTATCAGCTGGGTGCATTCCTGCCGGTGTTCAGATCTCATGGTACCGATTGCCGGAGGGAAATATGGAATTATGGGAAGAAGGGTGAATTTTTTTACGACGCCATAGAGAAGATAACACACTTGAGATATCAGCTCATGCCGTATATATATTCACTTGCAGGTATGGTTTCACAGAAGCATGGCACAATTTTAAGATTGCTTGCATTTGATTTTATTAATGATGCAAAAGTGTATGATATCGACGACCAGTTTATGTTTGGTCCCAGTCTGATGGTATGTCCGGTGACTGCTCCTATGTACTATGAAGCGGATAGCAAGCCTATTGAGGGAGTAGCAAAGACAAGAAAAGTATATCTGCCTGCCGGCAGTGACTGGTATGATTTCTGGACTGAAAAGCGGTTTAAGGGAGGTCAGTCCATTGAAGCCGAGGCACCTATTGACAGGATTCCAATATACGTTAAGGCCGGTTCAATTCTGCCTATGTCTGAGCAGATACAGCATACCGGGCAAATGAAGGATGATTGTTTCATGCTGGTTGTATACCCGGGAGAGGACGGAAGCTTCACACTTTATCAGGATGAACGGAATGGATATGGTTATGAAGAAGGCAAATTTACAACAACGGAATTAACCTGGTCCGACAGCGAAAAGAAGCTTACAATCCATCCGCACAAGGGAGAATATCCGAGTATGCCTGAAAAGGTAACCTTTTTAAAAAGAATTGTAGGATAAAAATTGATGGTTATACAGGTACGCGAGTTCAACTTAAAGAAATTGATTAAGGCTGACGGTAGTACCTGTATAGCCGTATCAAGTTTGAACGACTAAATTTTAACTGCACAGCAAATAAGCCGTTGACTTTTGAAAATTAATTTGATACCATAGAATCAAAGTTAAACGTTTTGCGATAGAAGGTGATTTTATTTCTGTAACAATAAAGGATGTTGCCAGCAAGTCAGGTCTCTCAATTGCAACAATATCCAAATATATCAATGGCGGCAATGTCCTTGAGGAAAACCGAAAAATTATAGACAAAGTAATCAAGGAACTTGGTTTTGAAGTAAATGAGATAGCCAGGGGACTGAAAACCAGCAAGACAAAAACTATAGGTTTATTGATTCCCAGTCTTGAAAATATATTCTTTACAAGCATTGTATCAAATATTGAAAGCGTTCTAATTAAAAGCGGTTATAGTACAATAATATGTGACTATAAAGAAGACAAAGATCTTGAAAAACAAAAGCTTGATTTCTTGTTAAAGAAAATGGTAGACGGCATTATAACAATGCCTATGGGAAACGATTCGGAAGCAATCAAGTCGGTTATTAAAAGAAACATTCCGGTAGTTTTGATTGACAGGGCTTTAAGGGATATTGATTGTGATACCGTGCTTGTTGATAATCTAAATGCAGCCTATAATGCTATTGAACAGTTAATTATTCTGGGGCACAAAAGAATAGGCATTATTTGCGGTCCTGATGAAATCTATACTGCCCAGGAGCGTTTAAAGGGATATGAAAGAGTACACGAGGATTATAATATGTCAATTGACAGCAGTCTGGTGAAAAAAGGGGATTATCAGGTTGAAAGCGGGTACAGGCTGCTGAGCGAATTAATAAAAATGGAGGAGCCTCCCACCGCCATTTTGGTTACGAATTATGAAATGACTTTAGGAGCTTTGATGGCAGTAAATGAGGGTAACGTTAAGATTCCGGATGATATTTCTTTTATCGGATTTGACAATCTTCAGCTTTCAAAAGTCGTGAAGCCTCCGTTATCCATAGTAATTCAGCCTGTTCAACAAATTGGTGAAGTTGCTGCAAATACCATTTTGAAAAGGCTTAAGGGGGATACATCAAACTTCCCGTCCATGATCCGTTTAAAAACCGAATTGATCATGAAGGAATCGGTCCAAAAATTGGAAACTAACTAAAGAAAAGTTTTACGAGAAGCATAGACTGTTTCTCGAATATTTTTGATCATGAGCTAAACGTTTAGCCATAAATAAATAAATTTATCATAACGTAACGCGTAGACGGCCGTTGTAAACGGGATTCTAACAAGTTTCAGAAATGGAGACAGCCGTGGAAAAATTATTATTAGGTATTGATATTGGCACATCAGCGTGCAAGGTGGCAATTTTTGATTTGCAAGGAATGGTAATAGCACAGTCAACCAAGGAATACAAGGTTTATTATCCCGCTCCGGGCTATGTTGAGCAAAATCCCAACGAGTGGTGGGAGAGCATATGTGCAGCTACAAACGAAGTAATATCCAAGGCGAAAATTGATGCAAAGCAGATAAGCGGGATAGGAATTGACGGCCAGAGCTGGTCTGCTATACCTGTTGATAAATGCGGCAGGGTGCTACATAATACGCCAATCTGGATGGATACCAGAGCCGCTGATCTGTGCAGGGAAACTGTTCAAAGAGTGGGTTTTGACAAGATTTTCAAGCTAAGCGGCAATTCTTTTGAGCCATCATATTCCACACCAAAGTTTATCTGGTTCAAAAAAAATATGCCTGAAATTTATAATTCAACTTATAAATTCTTGCAGAGTAACAGCTTTGTTGCATTTAAACTCACCGGGAAAATGACTCAGGATTTGTCACAGGGCTATGGTATACACTCTTTTAACATGAATGAGGGAAAGTGGGATGACGACTTCTGCGAGGAGCTGGGCTTTGACAGAGAGAAACTTCCTGAGATCTTCCAGTGTCATGAGGTCATCGGAGAAGTTACTGCGGAGGCAGCAGCTTCAACAGGACTGGCAATAGGAACACCGGTAGTGGCGGGAGGATTGGATGCATCCTGTGGAACCCTTGGTGCGGGAGTTATAAAGGTAGGGCAGACCCAGGAACAGGGGGGGCAGGCAGGAGGCATGAGTATATGCCTGGAAACTGCGGTTGCCCATCCAAAACTTATTTTGAGCTATCACGTTGTACCGAATCTTTGGCTTCTGCAAGGCGGTACAGTCGGAGGAGGCGGAGCC
This genomic stretch from Ruminiclostridium cellulolyticum H10 harbors:
- a CDS encoding AraC family transcriptional regulator; the encoded protein is MDLTNASNFEHISFNDITFPFNCFYIKNSNTLPHWHNHFEMVFSQKGSCMVYINGSSFLVSENQLIIIPPGSLHSIFPQGSCSYCAIVAGESLFEGLVADPHISEVLTPFMSIGFYPPLHLSEKDRVFKKCFLLVHELQRENDQKRNGYGARIKSQMIILFSVLQESLPSEFFKKNKLPDSTRLIKYSLDYLRIHYSERITVNDMSVYCHLSIQHFSRLFKACTGKTFVEYLTLFRLEKARKILIGTDIPITQIPDLVGFCNSNYFCRLYKKYYGHPPSKDRIKPSEGG
- a CDS encoding xylulokinase, translated to MEKLLLGIDIGTSACKVAIFDLQGMVIAQSTKEYKVYYPAPGYVEQNPNEWWESICAATNEVISKAKIDAKQISGIGIDGQSWSAIPVDKCGRVLHNTPIWMDTRAADLCRETVQRVGFDKIFKLSGNSFEPSYSTPKFIWFKKNMPEIYNSTYKFLQSNSFVAFKLTGKMTQDLSQGYGIHSFNMNEGKWDDDFCEELGFDREKLPEIFQCHEVIGEVTAEAAASTGLAIGTPVVAGGLDASCGTLGAGVIKVGQTQEQGGQAGGMSICLETAVAHPKLILSYHVVPNLWLLQGGTVGGGGAIKWFRQELGAFEDSVAKEAGTSPFKVMDDEAEKIPAGSDGLIFLPYMAGERSPLWDKNAKGVFFGLGYDKTRAHMIRSVMEGCALALQHNLKTAEEAGVAVQELVAMGGAANSRLWTQMKADVTGRVIKVPTSDTATTLGAAILAGVGTGLYKSFEQAVNDTIVITRTHEPNMKAHEAYKRNYEIYIELYEKLKDTMQKI
- a CDS encoding glycoside hydrolase family 31 protein, which encodes MLEAIKPKQAKVTEVQRSEGALVLNTENGLLKIEPVNANIIRVVYTLEDKFSAVRGLGIEPQKVFEGWEFKENEQTVMLDTGELQLYIRKSDSRMTYFDGKGRRLTGEPEKNGKELVPFDSFKTVLDDTAVVEKIETPDGIKEVVLDSKKKYDRQLYHTRLNFEWDKDEALYGMGQNEEGYLNLRGTRQYIHQANMKIAMPFLMSTNGYGILLDTYAPVIFNDNAFGSYLYGEASAELDYYFIRGESFDQIIGGYRQLTGRASMLPLWAFGFMQSQERYETQQEIIDTVKRYRELGVPLDGIVLDWQSWEEGMWGQKTFDTERFPDAKNMMEQVHELGAHLMISIWPNMVEHCENYKEMKANNGLFQRSEIYNAFSSEARKLYWKQAKEGLFSKGVDAWWCDSSEPFTPEWNNPVKPEPDQNLTAFHNTCRTYMDEVYTNAYPYMHAKTIYEGQRETDGQKRVVNLTRSGYTGIQKYGTILWSGDTSAKWSTLKNQIAAGLNYCASGLPYWTMDIGAFFVKQGHMWFWDGDYEGGCSDLGYRELYTRWYQLGAFLPVFRSHGTDCRREIWNYGKKGEFFYDAIEKITHLRYQLMPYIYSLAGMVSQKHGTILRLLAFDFINDAKVYDIDDQFMFGPSLMVCPVTAPMYYEADSKPIEGVAKTRKVYLPAGSDWYDFWTEKRFKGGQSIEAEAPIDRIPIYVKAGSILPMSEQIQHTGQMKDDCFMLVVYPGEDGSFTLYQDERNGYGYEEGKFTTTELTWSDSEKKLTIHPHKGEYPSMPEKVTFLKRIVG
- a CDS encoding LacI family DNA-binding transcriptional regulator; the encoded protein is MKDVASKSGLSIATISKYINGGNVLEENRKIIDKVIKELGFEVNEIARGLKTSKTKTIGLLIPSLENIFFTSIVSNIESVLIKSGYSTIICDYKEDKDLEKQKLDFLLKKMVDGIITMPMGNDSEAIKSVIKRNIPVVLIDRALRDIDCDTVLVDNLNAAYNAIEQLIILGHKRIGIICGPDEIYTAQERLKGYERVHEDYNMSIDSSLVKKGDYQVESGYRLLSELIKMEEPPTAILVTNYEMTLGALMAVNEGNVKIPDDISFIGFDNLQLSKVVKPPLSIVIQPVQQIGEVAANTILKRLKGDTSNFPSMIRLKTELIMKESVQKLETN